One genomic region from Mytilus trossulus isolate FHL-02 chromosome 9, PNRI_Mtr1.1.1.hap1, whole genome shotgun sequence encodes:
- the LOC134684390 gene encoding serum response factor homolog B-like — MTLKNSDDAFLVCGIDFKLSLLSKTPHYQANQQELASDYDRMVQHEKPTKNIWGDHEYHRSASFDRDEYDPHKDPKGYQTGSDWNEAGPNTHLKHNNPGEKEGYHKSRPGYNNMEHHSRQSQRYPDVNDRYMNTQDEQFESNDEENRYNEKFGNDGRFQNENNPNTNKNPHSTTTDLFQRNPSATIATTDGMISQEKLDENLHEVLSGYPTDSSEMNDTNNNKEEQDIPVGADSEKEDTSLEKEENIDQEVPEPNSQNNDNGERPTYELTHETSTSLISQKELAVIPIYTTVPIKSTLLQSSKTSQEQTVSEQKVNRKTTVHKNDKIATGKPTIHKNGRIRTVKPVIQQKTQESTEMHDTKHTYKTDVNQDTDRPEITVHNNNNGRSMPGIDTRYKTDKNVVTQQRMSVNSGPIDKGDFREDPKTVKKTNNSTNDKTIHDSRLRIFDSY, encoded by the exons ATGACTTTGAAAAATTCGGACGACGCCTTTCTTGTGTGTGGAATAGACTTCAAGCTATCGCTTTTGTCAAAAACACCTCATTATCAGGCAAATCAGCAAGAACTAGCCTCAGACTATGATAGGATGGTACAACACGAGAAACCAACCAAGAACATCTGGGGTGATCATGAATATCATCGGTCGGCATCTTTTGATAGGGATGAATATGATCCACACAAAGACCCTAAAGGTTATCAGACGGGGAGCGATTGGAATGAGGCTGGACCGAACACtcacttaaaacataataaccCTGGAGAAAAAGAAGGATACCACAAATCCAGGCCTGGTTATAACAATATGGAACATCATAGTCGTCAATCTCAACGGTACCCCGACGTAAATGATCGATATATGAATACTCAAGATGAGCAATTTGAAAGTAATGATGAAGAAAATAGATACAATGAAAAGTTTGGAAATGATGGaagatttcaaaatgaaaataatccaaacacaaataaaaatccGCATTCAACAACGACAGATCTATTTCAAAGAAATCCTTCAGCCACTATTGCTACTACAGATGGTATGATTTCGCAAGAAAAACTTGATGAAAACCTACATGAAGTATTGTCCGGTTACCCGACTGACTCTAGTGAGATGAATGatacaaacaataacaaagaAGAGCAGGATATTCCAGTCGGTGCTGATTCTGAAAAGGAGGATACTTCACtggaaaaagaagaaaatattgaCCAAGAGGTACCAGAACCTAATTCCCAGAATAATGATAACGGGGAGAGACCGACTTATGAGCTAACACATGAGACTTCCACGTCATTAATTTCCCAAAAGGAATTAGCAGTCATACCAATCTATACCACCGTGCCAATTAAGTCTACATTACTACAGAGTTCGAAAACTTCGCAAGAGCAAACCGTATCGGAGCAGAAGGTTAACAGGAAAACCACAGTgcacaaaaatgataaaatcgcaACAGGGAAACCTACAATTCATAAGAATGGACGTATTAGGACAGTTAAACCTGTAATTCAACAGAAAACTCAAGAATCAACAGAAATGCATGATACTAAACACACTTATAAAACAGATGTGAATCAGGATACTGACAGGCCGGAGATAACAGTTCACAATAACAATAATGGTAGATCCATGCCGGGTATCGATACGAGATACAAAACTGACAAAAATGTTGTTACACAACAGCGAATGAGTGTCAATAGTGGCCCAATTGATAAAGGTGATTTCAGGGAAGAcccaaaaactgttaaaaaaacaaataatagcaCTAATGATAAGACAATACATGATTCAAG GCTTCGTATATTCGATTCTTATTAA